The region TTGCTGCAGCAGGGCCTGGCGGAGGGATTCCGCCGTGGCATCGATGTCGCGGTGCGCACCGCCGAGTGGCTCGGGGATGATGCCATCGACGAGCTTGAGTTCCAGCAGGCGCTTGGCCGTGATGCCCAGGGACTCGGCGGCATCCTGGGCCTTGTCGGCGCTCTTCCACAGGATGGACGCACAGCCCTCGGGCGAGATCACCGAATAGGTGCTGTACTCCAGCATCAGCACCCGGTCACCGACACCGATCGCCAGCGCGCCACCGGAACCGCCCTCGCCGATCACCGTGCAGATGATCGGTGTCTTCAGCTCGGTCATGGCGGATAGGTTGCGGGCGATGGCCTCGCTCTGGCCGCGCTCCTCGGCACCGATACCGGGATAGGCGCCGGGCGTATCGATGAAGGTCAGGAGCGGCAGGCGGAACTTCTCGGCCATCTGCATCAGACGCAACGCCTTGCGGTAACCCTCGGGGCGCGGCATGCCGAAATTGCGCACCAGCTTCTCTTTGGTGTCGTGTCCCTTCTGGTGACCGATCACCATCACCGGCCGGCCATCGATCCGGGCAACGCCGCCGACGATGGCAGCGTCGTCGGCAAAGGCGCGGTCACCGTGCAACTCGTCGAAATCGGTGAACAGGCGTTGGATGTAGTCGAGCGTGTGCGGCCGCTGCGGATGACGGGCGAGCTGTGAGATCTGCCAGGGGCTGAGCTTGGCGAAGATCGACGCGGTCAGCGAGCGGCTTTTCTCCTGCAGGCGCCCGATCTCCTCGCTGATGTTGATCTCGGTGTCGTTACCCAGGAACCGCAGTTCCTCGATCTTGGCCTCGAGCTCGGCGATGGGCTGTTCGAAATCCAGGAAGTTGAGGTTCATAAGGCGAAAGATACAAGAGGCAAGAAGCAAGATACAAGTAGAACACGGAATTATAATCGACTTGTATCCTGCCTCTTGCCCCTTGTATCCGTGGTGGCGTATTCCACCGCCACCTTCTCCTCCCCGGCCAGTTCATGCAGACGGTGGAGCAGTTCGTCGGCCGGGCGCACGTTCCATTCGCGGCCCAGGGCGACCTGGGCACGGGCCGCGCGGTTGCGGTAATCGACCCAGACCGGGCACTTGCCCTGCCGAAACGGCTGCAGGATCTCGGCCAGGGACTGCATGAAACCGTTGCCGGCCTGCGCATCGTCGACCGCGATGACCACTCGCCGGGCGAAGATCTCGCGTGCCTGACTGATATCATAGACTTTGTCGGCGGTGAGTTGCTGGCCGCCCGAATAATCGTCGTAGCCGAGCACTCCCTCCACCACCAGCACCCGGTCCTTGGCGATCAGGTTGCGGTGCTGCTCGAACACATCGGAGAACACCCGCATCTCGACCCGTGCGCTGCGGTCATCGAGGGTGACGAAGGCCATGGAACCGCGCCGGGTCTGGCGCACCCGCAGGGCGAGCACCAGGCCGGCCACCACGACCTGCCGGTCGGTGCTGCGTGAACCCGGGACATCCCCGTTGCCGATCAACGCCGCCAGACGGCCGCTGGTGATGTGCGCCAGCTCGGCCTCGTAGCGGCAGATGGGATGACCGGTGAGATACAGACCGAGGGTCTCCTTTTCGCCCTGCAGGCGGATCTCCTCGTCCCATTCCGGCAGGCTGACGACCTCGACCGGCACGTCCCCGGTCGCGACGACATTGCCGAACAGATCGACCTGCCCCGCACCCGAGTCACGCTCCTGCTGCTCGGCGAGCTTCAATGCAGTCGGCAGTTGCGCCATCAGGGTGGCGCGGTTCCCCCCCAGGCTGTCGCAGGCACCGGCGCGGATCAGCGCCTCCAGCACCCGGCGGTTGAGCTTGCGCAGGTCGACGCGGCGGCAGAAGGTGTACAGGTCCTTGAACGTGCCATGGGCCTCGCGTTCGGCCATCACGCCTTCGATGGCCGCCTGACCGACACCCTTGATGGCGCCGAGGCCGTAGATCACGGTGTCATCGTCGGCCACGGTGAAACGGTAGTCGGAACGGTTGATGTCCGGTGGGATCACCCGCAGCTGCATCGACCGACATTCATCGATGAGCGTGACCACCTTGTCGGTGTTGTCCATGTCCGCCGACAGTACCGCGGCCATGAACGGTGCCAGGTGATGCGCCTTCAACCAGGCGGTCTGGTAGGAGACCAGCGCATAGGCCGCCGAGTGCGACTTGTTGAAACCGTATCCGGCGAACTTCTCCATCAGGTCGAAGATGTAGGTGGCGACGTTCGCATCGACGCCATTGGCGACTGCGCCCTGCGTGAAGATCTCGCGCTGCTGGGCCATCTCCTCGGGCTTCTTCTTGCCCATGGCGCGGCGCAGCAGGTCGGCACCGCCGAGCGTGTAGCCGGCCAGCACCTGAGCGATCTGCATCACCTGTTCCTGGTACAGGATCACGCCGTAGGTCGGTTTGAGGATCGGTTCAAGCTTGGGATGCGGGTATTCGACCCGCTGTTTGCCGTGCTTGCGCGCGATGAAGTCATCGACCATACCCGACTGCAAGGGGCCCGGGCGGAACAGCGCTACCAGCGCGATGATGTCCTCGAAGCTGTCGGGCTGCAGACGCCGGATCAGGTCCTTCATGCCGCTGGATTCCAGCTGGAACACCGCCGTGGTCTGGCAGGCCTTGAGGAGAGCGAATGCCGCCGGATCGTCCAGCGGGATACGTTCGATGTCGACCGCTTCCGCGCCGTGTTCGGCACGCTGACGGTTCAGGGTCGCCAGCGCCCCGTCGATGATGGTCAGCGTGCGCAGACCCAGAAAATCGAACTTCACCAGGCCGACCGCCTCGACGTCGTCCTTGTCGAACTGGCTGACCAGGTTGGCACCGCCGGCCTCGCAGTACAGCGGCGTGAAATCGGTGAGCCTGGAGGGTGCGATCACCACCCCGCCGGCGTGCTTGCCGGCGTTGCGGGAGAGGCCTTCGAGCGACTTGGCGAGGTCGATGATGGCGCGCACGTCCTCTTCGTTCTCGTAGGCCCGGCGCAGTTGCTCGTCCTGGGCCAACGCCTTGTCCAGCGTGATGCCGAGTTCGAAAGGGATCAGTTTGGCGATGCGGTCGACGAAGCCGTAGGGGTGACCGAGCACCCGGCCGACATCGCGCACCACGGCCTTCGCCGCCATGGAGCCATAGGTGATGATCTGCGAGACCTTGTCGCGGCCGTACTTCCCGGCGACGTAATCGATCACCCGGTCGCGACCCTCCATGCAGAAGTCGACGTCGAAGTCGGGCATGGACACGCGCTCGGGGTTGAGGAAGCGCTCGAACAGCAGGTCGTAGTGGATCGGATCGAGGTCGGTGATGGTCAGCGCGTAGGCGACCAGCGAACCGGCGCCGGAACCACGGCCGGGACCGACCGGCACGCCGTTGGCCTTGGCCCATTTGATGAAGTCGGCGACGATCAGGAAATAGCCGGAAAAGCCCATCTGGATGATGACATCGAGCTCGATCTGAAGACGCTCGTCGTAGGGCCTGCGGCGCTCCGCGACGTCCTGCGCGCCCGCATCCGATGGCGCAGCGAACAGTTTTTCCAGCCGTTGCTCCAAGCCCTCGTGCGCCTGCTGCCGGAAGAGTTCGTCCATGGTCATGCCGGCCGGCACCGGGAACTCCGGCAGATAGTTCTTGCCCAGTGTCAGTTCCAGATTGCAGCGCCTGGCGATCTCGACACTGTTTTCCAGTGCCTCGGGGATGTCGGCGAACAGCGCGGCCATCTCCGCGGGTGTCTTCAGGTATTGCTGCTCACTGTGGCGGTGCGGTCGGCGCGGGTCGTCCAGGGTTCGGCCGTCGTGGATGCACACCCGCGCCTCGTGCGCCTCGAAGTCGTCCGGGGCGAGAAAATGCACGTCGTTGGTGGCGACCACCGGCACGGCGCGGCGCGCGGCCAGCTGCACCGCGGCGTGCAGGTACTCCTCTTCATACTCGCGGCCGGTGCGCTGGAGTTCCAGGTAATAGCGATCGGGGAACAGACCGAGCCAGTCGTCCAGAAGTTCTTCGGCAAGCGCGTCGTTGCCGGCGCGCAGGGCCACGCCGACGTCGCCGCTGCGCCCGCCCGACAGGGCGATCAGCCCGGCGCTGTGCGCGCGCAGCCAATCCTTCTGCAGGATCGGCACACCGCGATGCTGACCCTCGATATAGCTGCGCGAAATGAGCGCATTGAGGTTGAGATAGCCGGCACGGTCCTGGCACAGCAAGACCAGCCGGCTGGGTTGGTTCGGATCCTGTGCATTGTGGACCCAGACGTCCGCGCCGATGATGGGCTTGATGCCGGCGCCGATGGCCGCTTTGTAGAACTTCACCAGCGCGAACAGGTTGCTCTGATCGGTCACCGCGCAGGCCGGCATGCCGGCGGCGGCCACCGCCTGCACCAGCGGCTCGATCCGCACGATGCCGTCGACCAGCGAGTATTCGGTGTGCAAATGGAGATGGACGAAGGGCACGGGCATGCCGGGGAGTCTCCGGCTTTGGGCGGGGGGATTCAAGACTTGACTTGCGCGGCCCGCGGTCCCCGCGCGGAGCTGCCGTCGCAGCCGGCCCGGTCAACCACGAAGGACACGAAGGGCACTAAGGAAATCCATAGTTTATTGCGTAATGCAAAACAGAAGGCGCATGCTGGAACCCGGTGGATCAGCTTGGGTGGGCACCTGTTGCATGCCCACGCGACGGCCGCGGTGATCCATCGAAGTCGATTCCGCATAGGCGCGGACCAGGTGCCACCCTGCCAAGCCAAAGGCGGGTATTTTTTTCACGTCAATACCCTTGTGTCCTTCGTGTCCTTCGTGGTTATACGTACACAGGCAGGCTATAAGAGCCGCCGTACCGGCGCGAAACTGCGCCGGTGGATGGGGGTGACGCCCAGGCGCGCCAGCGCGGCGAGGTGCCCGGGGCTGGGATAGCCCTTGTGGCCGGCCAGGCCGTAGCCCGGGTACTGGGCGTCCAGTTCGACCATCTCGTGGTCGCGCGCGACCTTGGCGATGATGGAGGCGGCGCTGATGGCCGCGACACGGCTGTCACCCTTGATGACCGCCTCGGCCGGGCAAGGCAGCTCGGGGCAGCGGTTGCCGTCGATGAGTGCGAAATCCGGTACCGTCGTGAGTGCCAGCACGGCACGCCGCATGGCCAGGAGACTGGCCTGCAGGATGTTGAGCGCGTCGATCTCCTCCACCTCGGCGCGTCCCAGGGCCCAGACGAGCGCACACTCCCGGATGATCGGTGCCAACGCCTCCCGGCGCGTCTCGCTGAGCCGCTTGGAATCGGCCAGACCGTCGATGGGGCGCGCAGGATCGAGGATCACCGCGGCCGCCACCACCGGCCCCGCCAGCGGGCCGCGACCGACCTCGTCGACCCCGGCGACCAGGCGCAGACCGCGGGTGAAATCGAAGTCCACGTGGTCGTTCATCCTGAACACCGCGTTTGCCACGGGAACACGCGGAACGGCACGGACCGAGACCTTTCAGCCACGGAACCCACGGGGGATTTCTTATCCTGAAAATTCATATCAGCCACGGAAACACACGGAAGAACACGGAAATAAAACCGTGTCACAAAGCTCCGCTTCAGCACCTGGCGGGTGATAGGGGCTGTTGTGTGAAGCATATGATCTTGTCCGTGTTTTCCCGTGTGCTTCCGTGGCCAATACGGTTTGGGGGTTTGTGGGTCAGTGATTGTCAGTGTATTCCGTATGCTTCCGTGACTGAGATGCGGCTGCAGATTCATCGTCCGGCGACCTCGAGCACGGCCGCTGCGGCGCTGCGATCGGCATCGCGGCGCAGTGCGTGATGCAGCTCGTCGAAGGCGGTGATCAGCCGCGTGCGCGTGGCGCTGTCGTCCAGGCATTGCAGGACCGCCTCACCCAGGATCTCCGGCAGCACGTCATCCTGCAGGAATTCAGGGACCAGTGCCCGCCCGGCCAACAGATTGGGCAGTGCGAAATGCGGCAGTTTGACCAGCCGCCGCGCCAGCCAATAGGTGAGCGGCGCCAGGCGGTAAGCCACCACCATCGGCCGCTTCAGCAGCAGCGCCTCCAGGGTCGCCGTACCCGAGGCCAGCAGCACGGCGTCGCTCGCCGCCATCACCTGGCGCGCATTGCCGTCGATGAGTTGCACCGGCAACTCGCCCCCCTGCCGGTCGAGGGCCGTCACGAAGATCGCGCGGGTGGTCGCATTGGCCAGCGGCACCACGAAATGGATACCGGGCCGGTGACGCACACACCACGCCATCGTCCCGACGAAGCGCTCGGCCAGCCGCGCCACCTCGCCGGCACGGCTGCCGGGCAGCAGCGCCACCAGGGGGACGTCCGTGGGCAGCCCCAGGGTCGCCCGCGCCGCGTCCGCCGCGACACGCTCCGGGATCATGTCGGCGAGCGGGTGCCCGACGAACGACACCGGTACGGCATGCTCACGGTAGAATTCGGCCTCGAAGGGGAACAGGGCCAGCATGCGGTCGACACTGCGCGCGATCTTGCGGACCCGGCCACGCCGCCAGGCCCACACCGAGGGGCTCACATAGTGTACGGTCGGGATACCACTGCGCTTCAATCGCTGCTCGACACCCAGATTGAAATCCGGCGCGTCGATGCCCACGAACACGTCCGGTGGATTGGCGAAGAAATGCCGGACGATCTCACGGCGGATGCGCAGCAACCGCGGCAGATGCACGAGCACCTCGACCAGGCCCATCACCGACAGTTCCTCCAGCGGGAACAGGCTGTGGCAGCCGGCGGCCAGCATCTGCGGCCCGCCGATACCTTCGACCACCGCGTCCGGATGATGCTCGTGGATGGCGCGGATCAGGCCGGCACCGAGCAGGTCACCGGACATCTCGCCGGCGACGATGCCGATGCGCAGGGGTGCGGTACTCGGTTGCGGGGTTTGCATAGGAGATTTTATTGCCATATTGGCGGGGACATGTCATCCAAGCGGCTGGGTCTGTGAAAATCTCGACGACGCTTTGAAAGACCTGCTTACTTTGGTGAGACTTGCTGGCATGCCCCGGCGGGTCCGGCTACCGACTGGGCACGCCTCTATCGCACGATCCCGCGCTGCCGCTTCTCCAGAAACTCGACCATAATGCCCACTTCCCGGCAGTCGGCGGCCTGCACACGCAAGGCCTCGATGGCCTCCTGCAGGGTGAGCTTGGAGCGGTACAGGGTCTTGTAGGCCTGCTTGAGCGTGCGGATGGCGTCGGCGTCGAAGCCGCGTCGCTTGAGCCCCTCGGTATTCAGGCCATGCGGCTGGGCGGAGTAACCACTGACCATCACGTAGGGCGGTACGTCCTTGGCAATGCCGGTGCTGAAGGCGGTGAAGCTGTGCTCGCCCAGGGCGCAGAACTGATGCACCAGGGTGAAACCGCCGAGGATCACGTAGTCCTCGATGCGCACATGCCCGGCCAGCGAGGCATTGTTGGCGAACACCGTGTGGCTGCCGATCACGCAGTCGTGCGCGATGTGCACATAGGCCATGATCCAATTGTCATCGCCGATGCGCGTGACACCCTGATCCTGCACGGTACCGCGATTGATGGTGACGAACTCGCGGATCGTGTTGCCGTCGCCGATCTCCAGGCGCGTCGGTTCGCCCGCATATTTCTTATCCTGCGGGGCATCACCGAGCGAGACGAACTGAAAGATACGGTTGTCGCGGCCAATACGGGTCGGGCCGTTGATGACCGCGTGCGGGCCGATGGTGGTACCGGCGCCGATCTCGACGTCCGGGCCGATCACCGCATAGGGGCCGATGCTGACATCCTCGGCCAATTCCGCCTTCGGGTCGACGACTGCGCGCGGATCGATCAAATGTCTACACTCCGTTCCGTGCACATGATCTGAGCACTCGCGGCAAGCTTGCCCGCGACGGTCGCCTCGCCCTCGAACACCCAGATACCCCGCTTGCTGTTGACGAAGCGCACCTCGAGCATGAGCTGATCACCCGGCTCCACCGGTCGCTTGAAGCGCGCCTTGTCGATACCCACCAGGTAGAACAGTGAATCGTTGTTGGCGGCACGATCCACGGTGCGGAATGCCAGCAGACCGGTGGCCTGCGCCAGTGATTCAAGGATCATCACTCCGGGCATGATTGGCCGCTGCGGGAAATGGCCATTGAAGAACGGCTCGTTGAAGCTCACGTTCTTGTAGCCGCGCAGGAATTCACCCTGCCGGTAGTCCAGCACACGGTCGATGAGCAGGAAGGGATAACGGTGCGGCAGCAGCCGCAGGATGTCGTTGATGTTCAGTGTCGTCTCGGTCATGTCCGTATCTCGTCATCCCAAACTCGCAGTCTTATGGCCACGAAATGCACGAAAACACCATTAATACTTGAGATCATGGCTGCCTCATTATTTTTGCGCTGAACACACCTGTTTCAGCCACGGAAGCACACGGAAAAACACGGACAAGATCATAGGCTTCACACGATAGCCCCACGGTACCTGCCAGGTGCCGGGGCAAGGCTTCGGGACGCGGTTTCATTTCAATGTCTTCCGTGTGCTTCCGTGGCAAATCCGGCTTTGGGTTTTCGGGACCGCCGTGACTCAAGATTTTTTCGTGAATTTCGTGCATTTCGTGGCTAAGCGTCTTTTCCTGCCAGCTTCCGCTCCAGTGCCTGCAGGCGCCGGGCCATGTCATCCAGGCGCCGCAGGCGCGCGACGATCCGGTTCCACTGCTCGCCGGGCAGCACGGCCAGGCCCGAGGAGTACACACCCGGCTCAGTGATCGACTTGGTCACCATGGACATGCCGGTGACCACGGTGTGGTCGGCAATCTCCAGGTGCCCGACCACACCGACGCCGCCAGCCAGCATGCAGTGGGCACCGATCCGGGCGCTGCCGGAGATGCCGACGCAACCGGCGACGGCAGTATGCGCGCCGACCTGCACGTTGTGTGCGATCTGAATCTGATTATCGAGCTTGACACCGTCGGCGATCACGGTGTCCTCCAGCGCCCCCCGGTCCACGGTCGTGTTCGCGCCGATTTCGACGTCATCGCCGATGTACACGCTGCCGAGCTGTGGAACTTTGATCCAGCGACCGGCATCCTTGGCGATGCCAAAGCCGTCGCTGCCAACGACCACACCGGGATGAAACAGGCAATCGCGGCCGATGCTCACACCGTGACACAGTACGACGCCGGCGACCAGGCGCGTGTTCGCGCCGATGACGACGTCGCGCTCCAGTACACAGCCGGGGCCGATCACCGCACCGGCACCGATCGCGACGCGCGCGCCGATCACACACAGCGGGCCGATGCTTGCCGTTGGATCGATGTGGCAGTCGTCTCCCACCACCGCCGTCGGATGCACGCCCGGTGGTGGTGTCTCCACCGCGGTGAGCAGTGTCGCGACCCGTGCGTAGGTCGCGTACGGATTACTGCTTACCAGGGCCGGTACCGGACAGGCTGCCAGATCCGCAGCGGCCAGGATAACGGCCCCGGCGCGGGTATCATCGAGGTAGCGGCGATAACGCGGATTTGCCAGAAAGCTGATGCAGTCCGGCCGCCCGTCCTGCAGCGTACAGACACCCGCGATGGACAGTGCCGCGTCACCGTGGGGTTCGGTCCCCGTGCGCGCGGCCAGCTCACCCAGTGTCAAGCTCACCCGATTGCACCCTCTGCCGCTGGCCTCAGTTGCCTTGCTGTTTCAGACGCGTGAGCACCGCATCGGTGATGTCGATGCGGGTACTGGCGAACACCACGCCTTCGCTGACGATGAGATCATAGTTCTCTGCCTTGGCCAGATCGACGATGGCATCGTACAAACGCCGCTGCAGCTTGGAGAGCTCTTCGTTGCGACGGATGTTGAGATCCTCGCGGAACTCGTCCTGGGCGCGCTTCAGGTCACGCTTGCGGCTGACCAGATCACGCTCGGCCTTGCCGCGGTTGGCATCGCTCATGACGGCAGCATCGCGACCCAGCTTGTCTTCCGTCTGTTTGATGTCACGCTGCAGTGCGACCAGCTCTTTCTCGCGTGGCGCGAATTCCGCCTCCATCTTGCTGATGGCCGCCTTGGCCTGCGGCGCCTCCTCCATCAGCTTGACGGTATTCACGAACCCGATCTTGACCTCCGCCAGCACCAGTGCTGGCGCCAGCAGGCACAGGGCAAACAGGGTCTTCACGATATAACGCATATTCAAGGTATGTCTCCCGGCTCTCAAGAAGTCACGAAATCACATATTGGTGCCAATGGTGAACTGGAACACCTGGGTATCGTCGCCCGCCTTGTCGTTCAGCGGCTTGGCCAGGCTGAAGGTCAAGGCGCCCAGCGGTGACAACCACGTGGCACCCACACCAACGGAATAGCGCAGCTCCGCGGCATCGAAGTCATCATAACCCGGATAGACGTTGCCCACATCCAGGAACGTGCTCATCCGGAACGAATTGCTCTGGGCAAAGAACGGTGGCGGGAACAGGATCTCCACGTTGCCGACCACCCGGAAACCGCCACCCAGCGGATCGTTCTGGGAATCCCGCGGGCCGAGGGTATTGTCCTCGAAGCCACGCACCGAGCGCACGCCGCCGGCATAATAATTCTTGAAAAACGGCAGCGCGTCGAAGTCGCCGAAGCCGTCGCCATAGCCCACCTCGCCGTTCAGCATCAGGGTGAACTGCCGGGTCAGCGGCACGAAGGTCTGTTGCTCGTAACCGAGCTTGTAGTACTGCAGGTCCATGCCCGGAACGGTGATCTCGGCGGTGGCGCGCTGCAGGGTGCCACGGTCCGGGAAGATGATCTTGTTGCGGGTATCGTGCGCCCAGCTGCCGGTCAGCTTGACACTATCGAAGCGGTTGCCGTTGGCGTCGATGAATTGCCGGACCTGGTCAGAGGAATAGATGGTCTCACGGATGTCCAGGTTCTCGTATTCGACGTTCAGGCGCACTGTGTCGAATTCGTTGATCGGGATACCGTAACTGACGTTGCCACCGAAGCTATTCACGGCGTAGTTGGAAAGATTGGCCTCGCTGGCGTCGGTCTCACGGTAATAGAGACCGAAGCCGCGGCTCACCCCATCGATGGTGTAGTACGGATTCAGATAGGAGAAGCTGTAGATCGTATTCACGTCACTGTTATTGAAGGCCAGGCTGACACGCTTGCCACTGCCCAGGAAGTTGTTCTGGCTGATGCTGGTGTTGAACAGGATACCGTCCGTCTGCGAATAGCCCACACCCACCATCAGGTTGCCCGACGGCCGCTCGGTCACCGAATAGTTTACGTCCACCTGGTCGGTCGTACCGGGCACCGTGGGGGTCTCGACGTTGACCTGCTCGAAGAAGCCGAGGCGGTCCAGGCGGGTGCGTGAGCGCTCCACCGCCGCGGCCGAGAACCAGCCGCCCTCCATCTGGCGCATCTCGCGGCGCAGCACCTCGTCGCGGGTGCGGGTGTTGCCCACCATGTTGATACGGCGTACATAGACACGCTTGCCGGGGTCGACGAAGAAGGTCACGATGACCTTCTTGGTCTCGTGATCGACGTCCGGGATGGTGTTGACGTTGGCGAAGGCATAGCCCTCGTTGCCGAGCCGCTCGCTGATGCGGGTGACGGTCTCAGTGACACGTTTGCGCGAGAATACGTCGCCCGGATTCAGGTCCACCAGCGGGAAGAGCTCCGGCGGGTCGACCACCAGGTCACCGGCCAGACGCACCTCGCTGACATGGAACTGATCACCCTCGGTGACGTTGATGGTGACATAGATATCCTTCTTGTCGGGCGTGATCGACACCTGGGTGGAATCGATGCTGAAGTTGATGTAGCCACGGTCCAGGTAATAGGATCGCAGCATCTCCAGATCACCCGACAGCTTCTGCTTGGAATACTGATCGACGCCGGTATAAAAGGACAGCAGTGTCGGCGTACTGAGCTGGAAATCCTTCAGCAGTGTCTTGTCGCTGAACACCTTGTTGCCGACGATGCTGATCTGCTTGATACGCGCGGCACGGCCTTCCGAAACGTCGATGTTGATGCCGACGCGATTGCGTTCCAGCGGTGTCACGGTGGTGGTGATCTTCACACCGTACTTGCCGCGGCTGAAGTACTGACGCTCGAGTTCCTGCTCGACCTTCTCGAGCAGTGAGCGGTCGAACACACGCCCCTCGGCGAAGCCGATTTCCTTCAGCGATTCCAGCAGCGGCTCGGTCTCGATATCCTTGTTGCCGGTAATCTCGATGCTGGAGATCGCCGGGCGCTCCTGTACCACGACGACGAGTACACCGTTGTCGCGCTCGATGCGCACGTCCTTGAAGAAGCCGGTCCTGAAGAGGGCCCGAATGGCCGCGGCAGAGCGTGCCTCGTCGAAGGTTTCGCCCGTCTTCACCGGCAGGTAGCTGAACACTGTGCCGGGCGCGATGCGCTGCAGGCCCTCGACACGGATATCGGTGACAGTGAACGGCTCGAAGGCCCAGGCATTCCCCGCGACCGCGCCGGCCAGCACGCAGGAGCGCAACAAAAATCTCATGGTAGCGGCTTCCATTTCTTGTTGTCGTCTCAACCGAGCAGACGCGTGAAGTCATTGAACAGCGCCAAACCCATCAGCGCGAGAAGGGCGGCAATGCCGATCCGCTGACCGAACAACTCGGTCTGCTCCGAAACGGGACTGCCCTTGAAAAACTCAATAAGGTAATACAACAGGTGCCCCCCATCCAGTACCGGCACCGGTAACAGATTGAGTACGCCCAGGCTGATGCTGACGATGGCGAGAAAACCCAGAAAGGTGGCCAGCCCGATGCGCGCCGACTGGCCGGCGTACTCGGCGATGCTGAGCGGACCGCTGATGTTGTCGAGCGACGCCTCGCCCACCACCATCTTCCACAGCGTGCGCAGCGTCAGCACGCTCATGTCCCAGGTCTTGACGAGGCTCGGCCCCAGCGCGGCGAGTGGCCCGTAGCGCGTCTCCGTGCGCAGCTCCGCGCCGAGTCCCGGCGGTATGCGCACCTCTGCACCGATGCGGCCGATGGCGCGGTCGTCGATGACGACGCGGTCCGGTCGCAGCGTCAGCCCGATCACCGCGCCATCGCGGTCGACCCGCACCGCAATGGGCTGCTCGGCGTGCCCCTGCACGTACCGGACCCAGTCCCCCCAGTCCTCCATGGTGGTACCGTCGGCACTCAGGATGCGGTCGCCGGGCTGCAGACCAGCGGCGGCCGCCGCCCCGTCGGGCACTATCCGCTCGATCACCGCCGGCAGCCGCGGGCGCCAGGCCTTGAGGCCGAGCTTGTCGAGCAGATTGCCGCGGTCCAGCAGTCCCTCCACGGGACCCAGGTCCAGATAGACAGTGCGCACCCGGCCGTCGATACCCTCCACCTCCAACGCCAGGCGACTGCGGTCCAGCGCCCCCTCCAGCAGCGCCAGCAGGGCGCTGTCCCAGGTCGGGGTGGCGACACCGTCGATGCTCTTCAGCAGATCGTGCGTCTCGATGCCGGCCGCGGCGGCCAGGCCCTGCGGTACGGGTTCGATGATCGGCTTGGCGCCGGGCACGCCGTACACGAACATGGCCCAATAGGCCAGGATGGCGAACAGGAAATTGAAGGCCGGCCCCGCCACCACCACCGCCATGCGCCGCCCGACGGGCTGGCGGTTGAAGGCGCGTGCGCGCTCCGCGACGGGCACCGGCCCCTCGCGCTCGTCGAGCATCTTCACATAGCCGCCGAGCGGGATCGCCGCGACGACGAATTCCGTGCGGTCGGCGCCGTGGACATACCGCCACAGCGGCTTGCCGAAGCCGATCGAGAAGCGCAGCACCTTCACGCCGACCTGGCGCGCGACCCAGTAGTGCCCGAACTCGTGCACGGTGATGAGCAGACCCAGGGCGAGCACGAAGGCCGCGGCCGCGATCAGGAAGGCGCTCATGAGCTGCGCCTGCGCTGGCTGGCGGTGAGTTGTTCGGTGGCGCAGGCGCGGGCCGCAGCATCGGCGTCCAGGACGTCCTGCAGGGACTCGGCGGCACCGATGCTGCAGATACCGAGCGTCGCCT is a window of Gammaproteobacteria bacterium DNA encoding:
- the lpxD gene encoding UDP-3-O-(3-hydroxymyristoyl)glucosamine N-acyltransferase; the protein is MSLTLGELAARTGTEPHGDAALSIAGVCTLQDGRPDCISFLANPRYRRYLDDTRAGAVILAAADLAACPVPALVSSNPYATYARVATLLTAVETPPPGVHPTAVVGDDCHIDPTASIGPLCVIGARVAIGAGAVIGPGCVLERDVVIGANTRLVAGVVLCHGVSIGRDCLFHPGVVVGSDGFGIAKDAGRWIKVPQLGSVYIGDDVEIGANTTVDRGALEDTVIADGVKLDNQIQIAHNVQVGAHTAVAGCVGISGSARIGAHCMLAGGVGVVGHLEIADHTVVTGMSMVTKSITEPGVYSSGLAVLPGEQWNRIVARLRRLDDMARRLQALERKLAGKDA
- the lpxA gene encoding acyl-ACP--UDP-N-acetylglucosamine O-acyltransferase translates to MIDPRAVVDPKAELAEDVSIGPYAVIGPDVEIGAGTTIGPHAVINGPTRIGRDNRIFQFVSLGDAPQDKKYAGEPTRLEIGDGNTIREFVTINRGTVQDQGVTRIGDDNWIMAYVHIAHDCVIGSHTVFANNASLAGHVRIEDYVILGGFTLVHQFCALGEHSFTAFSTGIAKDVPPYVMVSGYSAQPHGLNTEGLKRRGFDADAIRTLKQAYKTLYRSKLTLQEAIEALRVQAADCREVGIMVEFLEKRQRGIVR
- a CDS encoding OmpH family outer membrane protein, with amino-acid sequence MRYIVKTLFALCLLAPALVLAEVKIGFVNTVKLMEEAPQAKAAISKMEAEFAPREKELVALQRDIKQTEDKLGRDAAVMSDANRGKAERDLVSRKRDLKRAQDEFREDLNIRRNEELSKLQRRLYDAIVDLAKAENYDLIVSEGVVFASTRIDITDAVLTRLKQQGN
- the lpxB gene encoding lipid-A-disaccharide synthase, with the translated sequence MQTPQPSTAPLRIGIVAGEMSGDLLGAGLIRAIHEHHPDAVVEGIGGPQMLAAGCHSLFPLEELSVMGLVEVLVHLPRLLRIRREIVRHFFANPPDVFVGIDAPDFNLGVEQRLKRSGIPTVHYVSPSVWAWRRGRVRKIARSVDRMLALFPFEAEFYREHAVPVSFVGHPLADMIPERVAADAARATLGLPTDVPLVALLPGSRAGEVARLAERFVGTMAWCVRHRPGIHFVVPLANATTRAIFVTALDRQGGELPVQLIDGNARQVMAASDAVLLASGTATLEALLLKRPMVVAYRLAPLTYWLARRLVKLPHFALPNLLAGRALVPEFLQDDVLPEILGEAVLQCLDDSATRTRLITAFDELHHALRRDADRSAAAAVLEVAGR
- the fabZ gene encoding 3-hydroxyacyl-ACP dehydratase FabZ yields the protein MTETTLNINDILRLLPHRYPFLLIDRVLDYRQGEFLRGYKNVSFNEPFFNGHFPQRPIMPGVMILESLAQATGLLAFRTVDRAANNDSLFYLVGIDKARFKRPVEPGDQLMLEVRFVNSKRGIWVFEGEATVAGKLAASAQIMCTERSVDI